One genomic window of Amphiura filiformis chromosome 3, Afil_fr2py, whole genome shotgun sequence includes the following:
- the LOC140148737 gene encoding large ribosomal subunit protein uL24-like has product MKRNPFVSSSRRKQRKRHFNAPSHIRRKKMSSPLSKELRQKYNVRNMPIRKDDEVQVTRGHYKGQQVGKVVQCYRKKYVVYIERIQREKANGAQVYVGIHPSKVVIVKLKMDKDRKKILDRKARSRADDKGKHTQESVAMATE; this is encoded by the exons ATGAAGCGCAATCCATTTGTGTCATCCTCCAGGAGGAAGCAGCGCAAACGTCATTTCAATGCGCCATCACACATCAGGCGTAAGAAGATGAGTAGTCCTTTGTCCAAGGAACTCAGACAGAAATACAATGTCAGGAACATGCCAATCCGTAAGGATGATGAAGTGCAG GTTACAAGGGGTCACTACAAGGGCCAACAAGTAGGCAAGGTTGTGCAGTGCTACAGAAAGAAGTATGTGGTGTACATTGAGAGAATTCAACGTGAGAAAGCCAATGGAGCACAGGTCTACGTTGGCATCCACCCCTCAAAG GTAGTCATTGTAAAACTGAAGATGGACAAGGACAGGAAGAAGATCCTGGACAGGAAAGCACGTTCAAGGGCTGATGACAAAGGAAAACACACTCAGGAGTCAGTTGCTATGGCAACTGAATAG